A DNA window from Castanea sativa cultivar Marrone di Chiusa Pesio chromosome 7, ASM4071231v1 contains the following coding sequences:
- the LOC142644697 gene encoding heat shock cognate 70 kDa protein-like isoform X2, whose product MSDHGEGPAIGIDLGTTNSCVAVWQNERVEIIVNNYGERTTPSYVAFTHTERLVGDAAKMQVARNPTNSIFDAKRLIGRRFSDPLVQSEINLWPFKVIEGPGDKPIIIVDYKGTEMPFSAEEISSVVLRMMREIAEAYLGTTVKNAVVAVPAYFNDSQRKATGDAGGLAGLNVLRIINEPTAAAIAYGLDRMESSIGKKNVLIFDLGGGTTDISLITIEKGVFEVKAVAGDTHLGGEDFDNRMVKHFVNIFKRQHKVDISENPKAHRKLKNACEKAKKILSSAMETTIDVDSLCNGIDFFSTITRAKFEELNRDLFMKCIHIVETCLTDAKMDRSCVHDVLVTGGSSRIPMVQQLLQEFFNGKELCKRINPDEAVAYGAAVQAAILTGMGNQKLQDIVLLDVTPLSLGIEVRGSDMLVVIPRNTPIPTKKEIYTTMRDNQTSMLFSVYEGERCRACDNNLLGQFELSGIPLAPKGVTKAKVCFDIDANGILNVSAKEMTTGVMSEITFTNYKGNLSSEDIARMVQDAEIHKAEDDEYRKKVQGWLNTAGYIVDGIVAAAGLYLMVTGKKK is encoded by the exons ATGTCCGACCATGGAGAGGGTCCGGCGATAGGAATTGATCTAGGAACAACGAACTCGTGCGTGGCAGTGTGGCAAAATGAAAGAGTAGAGATAATAGTAAATAATTATGGAGAGAGGACAACGCCATCTTATGTTGCTTTCACTCACACGGAGCGCTTGGTCGGTGATGCGGCGAAGATGCAAGTTGCCAGGAACCCCACCAACTCCATCTTTG ATGCCAAGCGATTGATTGGGAGGAGATTCAGCGATCCCTTGGTTCAGAGTGAGATCAATCTTTGGCCATTCAAGGTCATCGAAGGTCCTGGTGATAAGCCTATAATCATTGTCGATTATAAGGGCACGGAGATGCCCTTTTCTGCTGAGGAAATCTCATCTGTGGTCCTAAGAATGATGCGTGAGATTGCCGAAGCTTACCTGGGCACAACTGTAAAAAATGCAGTTGTTGCTGTCCCTGCTTACTTCAATGACTCACAACGTAAGGCAACAGGGGATGCTGGAGGCCTTGCAGGCCTAAATGTCTTGCGTATAATTAACGAACCAACTGCTGCCGCCATTGCTTACGGTCTTGATAGGATGGAAAGTAGCATTGgcaaaaaaaatgtattgatttttgatttgggtGGTGGCACTACAGATATCTCACTAATTACCATTGAGAAGGGTGTCTTTGAAGTAAAGGCTGTTGCTGGAGACACTCACCTTGGAGGTGAGGACTTTGATAACAGAATGGTAAAGCACTTCGTTAATATATTTAAGAGGCAGCACAAGGTGGACATTAGTGAAAACCCCAAAGCACATAGGAAGTTAAAAAACGCTTgtgagaaagcaaaaaaaattctttcctCTGCAATGGAGACTACTATTGATGTTGATTCTTTATGTAATGGTATTGATTTCTTTTCAACTATTACCCGTGCCAAATTTGAGGAACTCAATAGGGATTTGTTCATGAAGTGTATCCATATCGTGGAGACGTGTTTGACTGATGCTAAGATGGACAGGAGCTGTGTCCATGATGTTCTTGTTACAGGTGGTTCTTCCAGAATTCCCATGGTGCAGCAGTTGTTGCAGGAATTCTTCAATGGGAAGGAACTTTGTAAGAGAATTAATCCAGATGAGGCTGTGGCTTATGGAGCTGCTGTTCAAGCTGCAATCTTGACCGGAATGGGTAATCAGAAACTTCAAGACATCGTGCTCTTAGATGTCACTCCTCTGTCCCTCGGAATAGAGGTTCGTGGATCAGATATGCTTGTTGTGATTCCAAGGAATACCCCCATTCCCACCAAGAAGGAGATATACACCACCATGAGGGACAACCAAACTTCTATGTTGTTCTCTGTTTACGAGGGTGAGAGATGTAGAGCTTGTGACAACAACTTATTGGGACAATTTGAGCTTTCTGGCATTCCATTAGCACCTAAGGGTGTTACTAAGGCAAAAGTTTGCTTTGATATTGACGCTAATGGTATCTTGAATGTTTCTGCCAAGGAGATGACCACTGGCGTGATGAGTGAGATCACTTTCACTAATTATAAGGGAAATCTGTCCAGTGAAGATATTGCCAGGATGGTCCAGGATGCAGAGATACACAAGGCTGAAGATGATGAATACAGGAAGAAGGTTCAGGGTTGGCTAAACACTGCCGGGTATATAGTTGATGGAATTGTGGCAGCGGCGGGCTTATATCTCATGGtgactggaaaaaaaaagtaa
- the LOC142644697 gene encoding heat shock cognate 70 kDa protein-like isoform X1 — translation MSDHGEGPAIGIDLVTTNSCVAVWQNERVEIIVNDQGERTTPSYVAFTHMECLVGDAAKMQVARNPTNTVFDAKRLIGRRFSDPLVQSEINLWPFKVIEGPGDKPIIIVDYKGTEMPFSAEEISSVVLRMMREIAEAYLGTTVKNAVVAVPAYFNDSQRKATGDAGGLAGLNVLRIINEPTAAAIAYGLDRMESSIGKKNVLIFDLGGGTTDISLITIEKGVFEVKAVAGDTHLGGEDFDNRMVKHFVNIFKRQHKVDISENPKAHRKLKNACEKAKKILSSAMETTIDVDSLCNGIDFFSTITRAKFEELNRDLFMKCIHIVETCLTDAKMDRSCVHDVLVTGGSSRIPMVQQLLQEFFNGKELCKRINPDEAVAYGAAVQAAILTGMGNQKLQDIVLLDVTPLSLGIEVRGSDMLVVIPRNTPIPTKKEIYTTMRDNQTSMLFSVYEGERCRACDNNLLGQFELSGIPLAPKGVTKAKVCFDIDANGILNVSAKEMTTGVMSEITFTNYKGNLSSEDIARMVQDAEIHKAEDDEYRKKVQGWLNTAGYIVDGIVAAAGLYLMVTGKKK, via the exons ATGTCCGACCATGGAGAGGGTCCAGCGATAGGAATCGATCTAGTAACGACGAACTCGTGCGTGGCAGTGTGGCAAAATGAAAGAGTAGAGATAATAGTAAATGATCAGGGAGAGAGGACGACGCCATCTTATGTTGCTTTCACTCACATGGAGTGCTTGGTCGGTGATGCGGCCAAGATGCAGGTCGCCAGGAACCCCACCAACACCGTCTTTG ATGCCAAGCGATTGATTGGGAGGAGATTCAGCGATCCCTTGGTTCAGAGTGAGATCAATCTTTGGCCATTCAAGGTCATCGAAGGTCCTGGTGATAAGCCTATAATCATTGTCGATTATAAGGGCACGGAGATGCCCTTTTCTGCTGAGGAAATCTCATCTGTGGTCCTAAGAATGATGCGTGAGATTGCCGAAGCTTACCTGGGCACAACTGTAAAAAATGCAGTTGTTGCTGTCCCTGCTTACTTCAATGACTCACAACGTAAGGCAACAGGGGATGCTGGAGGCCTTGCAGGCCTAAATGTCTTGCGTATAATTAACGAACCAACTGCTGCCGCCATTGCTTACGGTCTTGATAGGATGGAAAGTAGCATTGgcaaaaaaaatgtattgatttttgatttgggtGGTGGCACTACAGATATCTCACTAATTACCATTGAGAAGGGTGTCTTTGAAGTAAAGGCTGTTGCTGGAGACACTCACCTTGGAGGTGAGGACTTTGATAACAGAATGGTAAAGCACTTCGTTAATATATTTAAGAGGCAGCACAAGGTGGACATTAGTGAAAACCCCAAAGCACATAGGAAGTTAAAAAACGCTTgtgagaaagcaaaaaaaattctttcctCTGCAATGGAGACTACTATTGATGTTGATTCTTTATGTAATGGTATTGATTTCTTTTCAACTATTACCCGTGCCAAATTTGAGGAACTCAATAGGGATTTGTTCATGAAGTGTATCCATATCGTGGAGACGTGTTTGACTGATGCTAAGATGGACAGGAGCTGTGTCCATGATGTTCTTGTTACAGGTGGTTCTTCCAGAATTCCCATGGTGCAGCAGTTGTTGCAGGAATTCTTCAATGGGAAGGAACTTTGTAAGAGAATTAATCCAGATGAGGCTGTGGCTTATGGAGCTGCTGTTCAAGCTGCAATCTTGACCGGAATGGGTAATCAGAAACTTCAAGACATCGTGCTCTTAGATGTCACTCCTCTGTCCCTCGGAATAGAGGTTCGTGGATCAGATATGCTTGTTGTGATTCCAAGGAATACCCCCATTCCCACCAAGAAGGAGATATACACCACCATGAGGGACAACCAAACTTCTATGTTGTTCTCTGTTTACGAGGGTGAGAGATGTAGAGCTTGTGACAACAACTTATTGGGACAATTTGAGCTTTCTGGCATTCCATTAGCACCTAAGGGTGTTACTAAGGCAAAAGTTTGCTTTGATATTGACGCTAATGGTATCTTGAATGTTTCTGCCAAGGAGATGACCACTGGCGTGATGAGTGAGATCACTTTCACTAATTATAAGGGAAATCTGTCCAGTGAAGATATTGCCAGGATGGTCCAGGATGCAGAGATACACAAGGCTGAAGATGATGAATACAGGAAGAAGGTTCAGGGTTGGCTAAACACTGCCGGGTATATAGTTGATGGAATTGTGGCAGCGGCGGGCTTATATCTCATGGtgactggaaaaaaaaagtaa